Proteins from one Luteibaculum oceani genomic window:
- a CDS encoding YceI family protein gives MKTIKKAILGLAGVALLASCGNGSTETTEQNTEAQDQHASMGTGSHMINTENSTVMWKGVMLGVKEHEGTVPFEYGKLEFTDGKITGGEFVADLTAITPTDENYTEEKPSSMLVGHLESPDFFDVANHPTAKFVITSATENELKGNLTIHGNTHEEVATITNHDTENHTITTTLKFDRQKYGVAFSTGVKDMVISDEIELTVKLAVEADAHTAEAH, from the coding sequence ATGAAAACAATTAAAAAAGCAATACTTGGACTAGCTGGAGTGGCTCTACTAGCTTCTTGTGGAAACGGATCTACTGAAACTACAGAACAAAACACCGAGGCTCAGGACCAACATGCTAGCATGGGAACTGGAAGCCATATGATTAACACAGAAAACAGCACCGTAATGTGGAAGGGTGTAATGTTGGGTGTTAAAGAACACGAAGGAACAGTACCATTTGAATATGGAAAGTTGGAATTTACAGACGGGAAAATCACTGGAGGAGAATTTGTTGCTGACTTAACAGCGATAACTCCAACCGATGAAAACTACACGGAAGAAAAGCCAAGTTCAATGCTTGTTGGACACCTTGAATCTCCAGATTTCTTTGATGTTGCCAATCATCCAACCGCGAAGTTTGTAATTACTTCTGCGACTGAAAACGAATTAAAAGGAAACCTAACCATTCATGGAAATACACACGAAGAGGTTGCTACCATAACCAATCACGATACTGAAAACCACACAATTACTACTACTTTAAAGTTCGACAGACAAAAGTATGGTGTTGCATTTAGCACTGGAGTAAAGGATATGGTTATTTCAGATGAAATTGAACTTACTGTGAAATTAGCAGTTGAAGCAGATGCTCACACTGCAGAAGCACACTAA
- a CDS encoding acyltransferase family protein produces MKRLQVIEFLKGFSIFTIVIFHLLQKAHLEGILSKLIGFGGTGIHLFVLLSGFGLYLSFQKKPLALVPFLKKRFSKIYIPYILVVLFSALISLFIPLFENSWFALGGHVFLYKMFNESIMGSYGYPFWFVSMIIQFYLVFHLLVFVKKRVPAIPFFIGGLIISLSWSFLVLYLGKAHLRVWNSFFLQYLWEFALGMVLAERYATGKGINWNPGVLVVGIIAIVNCALYALLALKGGETGKMLNDIPALLGYSFAALFLYKLPIAILKKFFLFTGGISFSVYLWHIFSYRLLAYVMGDASIAAVLILSLLLCYLIAWKFQDVVNWIYKKLGV; encoded by the coding sequence ATGAAACGACTCCAGGTTATAGAGTTTCTTAAAGGCTTTTCCATTTTTACTATCGTTATTTTTCATCTCTTGCAAAAAGCACATTTAGAAGGGATTTTGAGTAAACTAATTGGATTTGGGGGGACTGGTATCCATCTTTTCGTGCTGCTGTCTGGGTTTGGACTGTATTTATCCTTTCAAAAAAAGCCACTTGCTCTTGTACCCTTCCTTAAAAAGAGATTTTCTAAAATTTACATTCCCTACATTTTGGTAGTTCTTTTTTCAGCCCTTATATCGCTTTTTATCCCTCTTTTTGAAAATTCATGGTTTGCCCTCGGGGGACATGTTTTTCTGTATAAAATGTTTAACGAGTCTATTATGGGGTCTTATGGTTACCCCTTTTGGTTCGTTTCTATGATCATTCAATTCTACCTGGTATTTCACTTGTTGGTTTTTGTTAAGAAACGGGTGCCAGCTATTCCCTTTTTTATTGGTGGACTTATAATTAGTCTAAGCTGGAGTTTTTTGGTTTTATACCTTGGAAAGGCTCACCTTAGAGTTTGGAACAGTTTTTTCCTACAATATCTATGGGAGTTTGCCCTTGGGATGGTGCTTGCCGAGCGTTATGCTACTGGGAAAGGAATAAACTGGAACCCCGGTGTTTTAGTGGTTGGAATTATCGCAATTGTAAACTGTGCTTTGTATGCGCTATTGGCCCTAAAAGGAGGAGAGACGGGTAAAATGCTGAATGATATTCCAGCTTTATTGGGATATTCTTTTGCGGCCTTGTTTTTATATAAGCTTCCAATTGCGATCCTTAAGAAGTTTTTCTTGTTTACAGGTGGGATTTCCTTCTCGGTGTATCTGTGGCATATTTTCTCGTACCGTCTGCTGGCATATGTGATGGGAGATGCTTCCATCGCTGCGGTTCTAATACTTTCCCTTTTGTTGTGTTATTTAATTGCTTGGAAATTTCAGGATGTAGTAAACTGGATCTATAAAAAGTTAGGGGTATAA